The genomic DNA ATAGTTTAAAAAGAACAGTTTTTGAAGAAACAGACTATAATCAGGATGGTATTATGGACAATTTCTGCTATTATGAGGATGGATTTATTGTCAGACAAGAAGTCGATTCTAATTTTGATCAAATAGTAGATATTTGGGTTTATATAAAAAATAATGGTAAGTTTATATATAAATATGAAAAAGATGTTGATTTTGATGGCGTAGTTGATAAAATTAAAGAGTTTGAGGAACATAAAAACGATGGCGAATAGTTTAACAGATTTTCATAGCTGTGAAGAAATTTTAAAGAAAGGTGAAACCGAAGGAGTTTTATATCTTTCTAAACAGAGTAAAAGAGCATTAGTATTAAAAAAAATGGCTACTGTTAAGGGTATTACTGTTAAAAATATATCTATTGATGAGATGGATAAAATGTGTGGTGGTGATCACAGAGGATTTTTACTTAAAGTAAAAAGTAGTAAATCCAGTAATCATAAAGTTGAAAAAGTATCATTAGAATCTTTTTTAAGTAATATTGATAAAAAAACATCATTAGTTGTTATATTGGACGGTATAACAGATCCGCATAATTATGGAGCTAT from Candidatus Delongbacteria bacterium includes the following:
- a CDS encoding 23S rRNA (guanosine(2251)-2'-O)-methyltransferase RlmB; its protein translation is MANSLTDFHSCEEILKKGETEGVLYLSKQSKRALVLKKMATVKGITVKNISIDEMDKMCGGDHRGFLLKVKSSKSSNHKVEKVSLESFLSNIDKKTSLVVILDGITDPHNYGA